One Panthera leo isolate Ple1 chromosome Y unlocalized genomic scaffold, P.leo_Ple1_pat1.1 chrY_random_Un_scaffold_79, whole genome shotgun sequence DNA window includes the following coding sequences:
- the LOC122212830 gene encoding testis-specific Y-encoded protein 1-like — MASVSRSGQSGDSRRPWALIVPDAKGGESRPRGNAGALEGVGWPQSPGSGAANAHPVQEAQAGCEIQVASPAEELVLILDDGMVAAEVVIGEEEEDGEATKDEVAGEENSEEAKPEAEDMHEEEEVEVERQQQEEFQEQEEKREADAEAEEGPQLSQPLQQQEPALRPASAQDPLAALERLQLEISAGNAQDSRALWRLKRRILRRQISYLDHRRAIIKHIPGFWAQAILNHPQLSAMIGAQDKDVLSYVVDLEVEEVSHPKYRCRVMFFFGDNPYFWNPVIIKEYQLSFAGYKASRSTPVQWFWDYERGAPSRRHDPTRLNLLNWLCEHSCPGTNRIAEIIIEDLWPNPLQYFLMEEGTRRQ, encoded by the exons ATGGCCAGCGTGTCGCGGTCCGGACAAAGCGGAGATTCCCGCCGACCCTGGGCCCTGATCGTCCCGGATGCGAAAGGTGGAGAGTCCCGGCCCCGCGGGAATGCAGGGGCGCTGGAGGGCGTGGGCTGGCCTCAGTCCCCAGGTTCAGGGGCGGCAAACGCCCATCCTGTGCAGGAAGCCCAGGCCGGGTGTGAGATACAGGTGGCAAGCCCAGCGGAGGAATTGGTGCTGATATTGGATGACGGAATGGTGGCGGCTGAGGTGGTGatcggggaggaggaagaggacggcGAGGCGACCAAGGATGaggtggctggagaggagaaTTCTGAGGAAGCCAAGCCAGAAGCAGAGGACATgcacgaggaggaggaggtggaagttgagagacagcagcaggaggagtTTCAGGAGCAAGAGGAGAAGCGCGAGGCAGATGCAGAGGCGGAGGAGGGGCCCCAGCTCTCACAGCCGCTGCAGCAGCAAGAGCCAGCGCTGCGTCCTGCCTCAGCCCAGGACCCGCTGGCAGCACTGGAGCGTCTTCAGCTGGAGATCAGCGCTGGGAATGCCCAGGATTCCAGGGCCTTATGGCGGCTGAAGCGCAGGATTCTTCGGAGGCAGATTTCTTACCTGGATCACAGAAGGGCCATCATCAAGCACATCCCTGGCTTCTGGGCCCAGGCG ATTCTGAATCACCCCCAGTTGTCGGCCATGATCGGTGCCCAGGACAAAGACGTGCTCAGCTACGTGGTCGACTTGGAG GTGGAAGAAGTGAGCCATCCCAAGTACCGCTGCAGAGTGATGTTTTTCTTTGGGGACAACCCGTACTTCTGGAACCCAGTGATCATTAAGGAGTATCAGCTTAGCTTTGCTG GCTACAAGGCATCGCGTTCCACTCCAGTCCAGTGGTTCTGGGATTATGAACGTGGAGCTCCCAGTCGCAGGCATGACCCCACCAGGCTTAACTTGTTGAACTGGCTGTGTGAGCACAGCTGCCCAGGGACAAACAGGATTGCCGAG ATCATCATCGAGGACCTGTGGCCCAATCCCCTGCAGTACTTCCTGATGGAGGAAGGGACCAGAAGACAGTGA
- the LOC122212827 gene encoding testis-specific Y-encoded protein 1-like, translated as MEGGSQETRARGHTVFLDATEAPHDDGVGARMPRSAQEYPVRRETEVSGRREDLKLLVDNIISVAELLGLVEEGVEAAATEIHVLADEKDDQRKHEEDEGQAGEQDNYVEEGQEEEEEEEDEEEQDHKRTGGLTKGAEREGGGSGAERLGGGWGRVKGSCGAGSGGAGATGFTRRAAGGRGKAGKGGEGRDGAGARRAGAEEQEKEEPKWKEQGGWCLGNAQELHVKQEEETQMSASLHPFLSLLEALQTEVQPLNTHASREDSQLKPSIWQRRQRHLQQRSALIQGIRGFWAKAFVNHPQMSALISKPDESMLRHMTNLKVEEHKFPRECRKILLFFGKNSYFQNEVVTKEYVLGLDGYRASHSSPIQWYPRYRQEAYRRRHDNSSLNFFNWFSDHSFAGSSRIAEIIIEDLWPNPLPYFKMKEAPGERTERERGICTILRRV; from the exons ATGGAAGGCGGTAGTCAAGAGACCCGGGCTCGAGGGCATACAGTATTCCTGGACGCGACTGAGGCGCCACACGACGATGGTGTCGGGGCCAGAATGCCCCGAAGTGCACAAGAATATCCGGTCCGACGTGAGACAGAGGTGTCCGGCCGAAGGGAGGATTTGAAGCTGCTGGTGGACAACATAATATCGGTGGCGGAGCTGTTGGGCCTGGTGGAGGAGGGAGTTGAGGCGGCGGCCACAGAAATACACGTTCTTGCAGATGAGAAGGATGACCAGAGGAAGCATGAGGAAGACGAGGGACAGGCGGGGGAGCAGGATAATTATgtagaggagggacaggaggaggaagaggag gaggaggacgaggaggagcaGGATCATAAGAGaa caggaggccttacaaaaggagcagaaagagaagggggaggatcAGGAGCAGAGAGAttaggaggaggatggggaagagTTAAGGGAAGTTGCGGAGCAGGAAGCGGGGGAGCAGGGGCAACAGGATTTACAAGAAGAGCTGCAGGAGGAAGAGGCAAagctgggaaaggaggagaaggaagagatggagCTGGGGCACGAAGAGCAGGAGctgaggagcaggagaaggaggaacCAAAGTGGAAGGAGCAAGGTGGCTGGTGCCTGGGGAACGCACAGGAGCTGCACgtgaagcaggaggaagagacgCAGATGAGTGCAAGCCTACATCCTTTCCTGTCCTTGCTCGAGGCTCTTCAGACGGAGGTGCAGCCCTTGAATACACATGCCAGCCGGGAGGACTCTCAACTCAAACCCAGCATATGGCAGAGGCGGCAGCGTCATCTGCAGCAGAGAAGTGCCCTTATCCAGGGCATCCGTGGTTTCTGGGCCAAGGCT TTTGTGAACCACCCTCAGATGTCAGCCCTGATTAGTAAGCCCGATGAAAGCATGCTTCGCCACATGACCAATTTGAAG GTGGAGGAACACAAGTTTCCCAGGGAATGCCGGAAGATCCTGCTGTTTTTTGGCAAGAACTCCTACTTCCAGAATGAAGTCGTTACGAAGGAGTATGTCCTAGGCCTTGATg GGTATAGGGCGTCTCATTCCAGTCCCATCCAGTGGTACCCAAGGTACAGACAGGAGGCCTACAGACGCAGGCATGACAACAGCAGCCTCAACTTCTTCAACTGGTTCTCTGACCACAGCTTTGCCGGCTCTAGCAGGATTGCTGAG ATAATCATAGAGGATCTTTGGCCCAACCCCCTGCCGTATTTCAAGATGAAGGAGGCCCCAGGAGAGAGAACTGAGAGGGAAAGAG GGATATGCACGATCTTGAGAAGAGTATGA